Genomic window (Candidatus Neomarinimicrobiota bacterium):
GTGAATTATCTTGCACTCGGCTTTCCGCTAAAAGTCATCTTAGGTAACATTCAAGGTGTTCTCTTTATTGATGCCGGTGCGGCATGGGATGAGAATTTTCAATTCCGATCTACCGATTCAGTCACGGGTCTCACCGATTTTGATGATTTTGTTGCTACTTACGGAGCGGGATTGAGGATTAACATTGGCTATACCATCATCCGGTTCGATGCAGCCAAGGACTATACCATGCACGGCAGTTCCAAGTGGCAGTATTACATTTCTCTGGGTACCGACTTCTAGGTTACATTATTTGAGTTGGCGGTCTCTAATAACCGTCGAAAACCCTCTTTGTTCTTGATTTTCCTCGGAGGAATCATCAACTTCATCTTACTCAGTTATGGCTAAGGCCTCACCCAAAACTGTCTTTCTCTGTTCTGAATGCGGCAACGATTTCCCCAAGTGGAACGGCAAGTGCCCTGCCTGTAATGAATGGGGCACGCTGAAAGAGTACACTCCGCCCGCTGGCGGCCGACGAGGACAAGGACGGGCGGATACTCCGCCTCTCACGTCTCTTGAAAACATCCTCGCCAATGGAAATTCGAAACGTGCCACCACAGGTATCAGTGAACTGGACCGTGTTTTAGGCGGCGGTTTCCTCAGAGGAGCCGTGGTACTGCTGGGTGGCAATCCAGGTATCGGTAAATCGACACTGGCTTTGCAGGCTGCGGTGGCGGTGAGAGGTTCAACGCTATATGTTTCAGCTGAAGAAAGTCAGGAACAGATTGGATTGAGAGCAAAAAGACTTGGCGCCTCGGGAGGAAAAGTCTCCATTACATCGGAAAATCGATGGGAAGGGATTGAGGAACAGATCAGTTTGTTGAAACCGGAATATTTTGTGATTGATTCCATTCAAACCATCTTTACAGAAAGGGGCGATGCACTTCCTGGTGCTATCAGTCAGGTGAGAGAATGCGGGCAGAAAATCCTTGATGTATGCAAGTCCCGAGGTACCACCGCAATCATTATCGGTCACGTCACCAAGGAAGGCGTTATTGCCGGACCGCGAATGCTGGAGCATATGGTGGATACAGTGCTTTACCTTGAAGGAGACACTCGTCACGACTATCGCCTACTCCGGGCGGTGAAGAATCGCTTCGGTTCCACCAATGAAGTTGGTGTTTTTGAAATGACTGGTGAAGGGATGACGGAAGTGGAGAATCCGTCTGAAATGTTTTTGGCTGAGCGGCAATCTGATGCAGTCGGCTCGGCAGTTTTCCCCAGTATGGAAGGAACCAGAACAATCCTTGTGGAAGTTCAGGCATTGGTTTCCAATGCCAGCTTCGGAACGCCTCAGCGCAATGTTACCGGTTTCGATCTGAGACGTCTTTCAATGCTTCTAGCAGTACTGGAGAAACGGTTGGGTGTAATAGTTGGAACGAGCGATGTTTTTGTGAATGTGGTGGGTGGCATGCGAATAGATGAGCCGGCGGCGGACCTGGCAGTCATTTCCGCTGTGGCATCCAGCAAGAAAGATCAAGCAGTGCCAGGTGATACCGTCCTTATGGGAGAAATAGGTCTTGCCGGAGAGTTGAGATCCATCGCTGGCATGGATAGCAGGCTGAAAGAAGCAAAGCGACTCGGTTTCAAACAGGCCGTCGTTCCTCACAAAGGGGCGAAGAAAGTGCAAGGGCTCCATCTGACGGCATGCCGAACCGTGTCAGAAGCCTTCAAAGCGATCTTCTAATTGAAACTCTACGGCATTTTTTCGTCGCTGACCTTTGTATGGCGGATGAAATTTAGTTATAGTCGTTTGACAGCGGTTTTTCTGGCTTGCTTATTCTTTGGGTGCAATGAGCCGTGTTGGGAAGAGGATTCTGCCTGCAAGCTCGAGCCCGATCCGGGACCTTGTGAAGCGGCAATTATCATGTATTATTTTGACAAACGTTCCGGTGACTGCGAATTCTTCTATTGGGGTGGCTGTGATGGGGTTGCTCCATTTAACAGTTTGGATACATGTGAAGAGGCGTGTGTCTGCAACAGCGGGTGAGGCATGAGTTTTACAGTAGAATCAGAAGATACTGCTTCTTCAGCACGCGTTGGTTACCTAGTAACTTCCCGGGGCGATATACCAACGCCTGCTTTCATGCCTATCGGTACTTATGGTGCCGTTAAGACACTCTCACCAAGGAATCTGAAAGAGGTAGGTGCTGATATTATTCTGGGTAACACTTACCACCTTTATCTCCGACCGGGGATGGACATTATCAAAGATGCGGGCGGGCTCCACAAGTTCATGGCGTGGGAGAGACCCATTCTTACCGACAGCGGTGGTTTCCAGATCTTCAGCCTGGCTGAGCTGAGGAAAATCAGCGACGACGGCGTCATATTCACGTCGACTCTTGACGGCAGTGGACATTTTTTGACGCCCGAACTTTCTATGGAGATTCAGCTGACGCTGGGTAGTGATATTATCATGGCATTTGATGAATGTCCGCCCGGCGGCTCAGATGACGCTACTCTAACTGGAGCCGTCAATAGAACAGAAAAGTGGGCTGACCGTTGCTATAAATTTCTGCAAGAAAATGAAGGATTTGGAGAGTCTGGCACTCATTTTTTCCCCATTGTTCAAGGCGGCGTGGACGAAGAGCTCAGAAAACAGAGTGCCGAGACCGTTCTTCCTTTCGCCCAAAGCGGAATTGCTATAGGCGGGTTGGCGGTAGGTGAAGAAAAAGAAGCAATGTTTGAAACGGTAGTGTTGATGAACGATATTTTACCAAAAGATAAGCTGAGGTACCTCATGGGTGTGGGAAAGCCGGAAGATATTATCAATGCTGTGTTAAGAGGTATTGATCTGTTTGACTGTGTCATTCCAACCCGGAACGCAAGGAATGGCCAGTTTTTTACCTGGGACGGGAAACTCAATATCCACAACAGCCGATTCAAAGAAGACTTCTCTCCCATCAGTGAAAACTGCTCTTGTTATACTTGCGTCACATTCACCAGGGCTTATCTCCGGCATCTTTTTAAACTGAATGAGGTTCTTGTTCTTCACCTCGCTTCGCTCCATAATGTTACATTTTATCTCGAATTTATGAGCACGATCCGACAAGAGATTGAAGAAGGGACCTTTGACCGATGGGCAAAAGACACACTGTTAGCAGTCTCCTCCTCAAATGACTGATATGGCAGTGACACATATTGACAGTTATCCTTATCGATTTGGTAAGGATGGCTGTCCTATCTTCCTGCTGTTAAGGCGACAGATGAAGAAACGTTACGGGCACCTTTGGCAAGGCGTTGCGGGAAAGATTGAAGAGGGAGAGACGGCGATGCAGACGCTCCTGAGAGAGATTGAGGAGGAGACGGGACTTCGCCCAAAGCGTGTTTTTGTGGCCGATCATGTCACTTCTTTCTACCAGAGTTATAACGACAGAATAAACAGTGTCCCCGTTTTTGGTGTGGAAGTAGACTCAGCCGAAGTTCGCCTTTCTGAAGAACATGTGGATTATCAGTGGCTGCAATTCGAGAAGGCGGTGAAGATACTGACATGGAACGAGCAAAAAAAAGCGCTGTCAGTTATCAACGGCATGCTCATGTCTGACGACGGCCGGATCGATTGGTCCGAAGTCGAGATCGGTTAGTTTGAATCAGGAAATGGTCGCAAAGAATGACCTGACTCTTTCAGGACCGATCTGAGAAAGGCCGGTCAATCCCGTATTAAACCAACCGTGTGCAAAGGCTTTTCTATCGGCTTCTTTGTTGTTGAAATAACCTTTCATGATGTTGTGGCCACGCACCGCTATCTGTCCCTTCTCGCCGTTAGGTAACTTTTCCCCGCTTTCATCAAGGATTGTCATCTCACAAAGGTGGAGAGGTGTTCCGACTGGAATCAGGTTTTCCGTAACTTTTTCACTGGCTTGGGAAAAACTGGCGAAACCCGTTAG
Coding sequences:
- the radA gene encoding DNA repair protein RadA encodes the protein MAKASPKTVFLCSECGNDFPKWNGKCPACNEWGTLKEYTPPAGGRRGQGRADTPPLTSLENILANGNSKRATTGISELDRVLGGGFLRGAVVLLGGNPGIGKSTLALQAAVAVRGSTLYVSAEESQEQIGLRAKRLGASGGKVSITSENRWEGIEEQISLLKPEYFVIDSIQTIFTERGDALPGAISQVRECGQKILDVCKSRGTTAIIIGHVTKEGVIAGPRMLEHMVDTVLYLEGDTRHDYRLLRAVKNRFGSTNEVGVFEMTGEGMTEVENPSEMFLAERQSDAVGSAVFPSMEGTRTILVEVQALVSNASFGTPQRNVTGFDLRRLSMLLAVLEKRLGVIVGTSDVFVNVVGGMRIDEPAADLAVISAVASSKKDQAVPGDTVLMGEIGLAGELRSIAGMDSRLKEAKRLGFKQAVVPHKGAKKVQGLHLTACRTVSEAFKAIF
- a CDS encoding NUDIX pyrophosphatase produces the protein MTDMAVTHIDSYPYRFGKDGCPIFLLLRRQMKKRYGHLWQGVAGKIEEGETAMQTLLREIEEETGLRPKRVFVADHVTSFYQSYNDRINSVPVFGVEVDSAEVRLSEEHVDYQWLQFEKAVKILTWNEQKKALSVINGMLMSDDGRIDWSEVEIG
- the tgt gene encoding tRNA guanosine(34) transglycosylase Tgt yields the protein MSFTVESEDTASSARVGYLVTSRGDIPTPAFMPIGTYGAVKTLSPRNLKEVGADIILGNTYHLYLRPGMDIIKDAGGLHKFMAWERPILTDSGGFQIFSLAELRKISDDGVIFTSTLDGSGHFLTPELSMEIQLTLGSDIIMAFDECPPGGSDDATLTGAVNRTEKWADRCYKFLQENEGFGESGTHFFPIVQGGVDEELRKQSAETVLPFAQSGIAIGGLAVGEEKEAMFETVVLMNDILPKDKLRYLMGVGKPEDIINAVLRGIDLFDCVIPTRNARNGQFFTWDGKLNIHNSRFKEDFSPISENCSCYTCVTFTRAYLRHLFKLNEVLVLHLASLHNVTFYLEFMSTIRQEIEEGTFDRWAKDTLLAVSSSND